The following coding sequences are from one Brienomyrus brachyistius isolate T26 chromosome 15, BBRACH_0.4, whole genome shotgun sequence window:
- the LOC125709037 gene encoding cortexin-1, whose protein sequence is MDDVPTLDYELLSAGPSHPGPPSSPPLAGDAEQKTALAFVGLLLLFLVFLLVRCFRILLDPYSRMPASSWTDHKEGLERGQFDYALV, encoded by the coding sequence ATGGACGATGTCCCCACGCTGGACTATGAGCTGCTGTCTGCGGGGCCCTCGCACCCGGGGCCACCCAGCAGCCCTCCACTGGCCGGCGACGCCGAACAGAAGACAGCCTTGGCCTTCGTGGGTCTGCTGCTGCTCTTCTTGGTCTTCCTGCTGGTGCGCTGCTTCCGCATCCTCCTAGACCCCTACAGCCGCATGCCTGCCTCATCCTGGACTGACCACAAGGAGGGGCTGGAGAGAGGTCAGTTTGACTATGCGCTGGTCTAG